In a genomic window of Gossypium hirsutum isolate 1008001.06 unplaced genomic scaffold, Gossypium_hirsutum_v2.1 scaffold_438, whole genome shotgun sequence:
- the LOC121226793 gene encoding uncharacterized protein isoform X1 — protein MNKFTVFRDLNFVAENLGVEFFKGTRFEAKLCAYLGKHGYQLPQPGLNGNNTNLDGKMKAYLIANPGHCRAINTFRRLTSDQRCKIYNKYKLKPLMVLEFLKTLSHFVSFISIFFNLTDIFFRYLFSCLSIRPWLFYC, from the exons ATGAACAAGTTCACAGTTTTTAGAGACCTCAATTTTGTTGCAGAAAACCTTGGTGTTGAGTTTTTCAAAG GCACTAGATTTGAAGCCAAACTATGTGCGTACTTGGGCAAACATGGGTATCAGTTACCCCAACCAG GTCTCAATGGAAATAACACTAATCTCGATGGAAAGATGAAAGCTTATTTGATTG CAAACCCCGGACACTGCCGCGCCATCAACACCTTCCGGCGTCTTACCTCCGATCAAAG GTGCAAAATCTATAATAAATATAAGTTGAAACCGCTTAtggtattggaatttttgaaaacattgtcTCATTTCGTCTCATTCatctccattttttttaatttaacagaTATTTTCTTTCGGTATCTGTTCTCCTGTCTTTCCATCCGTCCATGGCTCTTTTATTGTTAA
- the LOC121226793 gene encoding uncharacterized protein isoform X3: MNKFTVFRDLNFVAENLGVEFFKGKLNWKQSFFILSTLMKSIFNQINQASSEREALDLKPNYVRTWANMGISYPNQQTPDTAAPSTPSGVLPPIKGAKSIINIS; the protein is encoded by the exons ATGAACAAGTTCACAGTTTTTAGAGACCTCAATTTTGTTGCAGAAAACCTTGGTGTTGAGTTTTTCAAAG GGAAGCTGAATTGGAAGCAAAGCTTTTTTATTTTGAGTACATTGATGAAgtcaatttttaatcaaataaatcaagCTTCATCCGAAAGAGAG GCACTAGATTTGAAGCCAAACTATGTGCGTACTTGGGCAAACATGGGTATCAGTTACCCCAACCAG CAAACCCCGGACACTGCCGCGCCATCAACACCTTCCGGCGTCTTACCTCCGATCAAAG GTGCAAAATCTATAATAAATATAAGTTGA